A single genomic interval of Hippoglossus stenolepis isolate QCI-W04-F060 chromosome 24, HSTE1.2, whole genome shotgun sequence harbors:
- the atg13 gene encoding autophagy-related protein 13 isoform X4, producing MDSDLSPQDKKDLDKFIKFFALKTVQVIVQARLGEKICTRSSSSPTGSDWFNLAIKDIPEVTHEAKKALAGQLPGIGRSMCVEISLKTSEGDSMELETWCLEMNEKCDKDIKVSYTVYNRLSVLLKSLLAITRVTPAYKLSRKQGHDYVILYRIYFGEVQLNGLGEGFQTVRVGVVGTPVGTVTLSCAYRTNLAFMSSRQFERSAPIMGIIVDHFVDPPCGSQRPANMGHPCNYRAPDDEDGGPYAGVQDSQEVCTTSFSTSPPSQLYASRLSYHPPTLAGAADLCHPAANPNQVLHAVREGGVMLVPAYPHGTDTHLTAEHAPHTPGSSGDDDGLLHSDEGRSASPFDPVESLNAFTRKVGAFVSKPATQLTAASLDLPFAAFAPRGLDSEENDPMVQPPDSPPCPSPLQASLHSQGSEGSGQQDDFVMVDFRPAFSKDDLLPMDLGTFYREFQNPPQLASLSLHISSQSMADDLDSLPEKLAVYEKNIDEFDAFVDMLQ from the exons ATGGACAGTGACCTAAGTCCCCAGGATAAAAAGGACTTGGACAAGTTCATCAAGTTCTTTGCCTTGAAG actGTTCAGGTGATAGTCCAAGCCCGACTCGGTGAGAAAATCTGCACTCGCTCTTCCTCATCCCCTACAGGCTCAGACTGG TTTAATTTGGCCATCAAAGACATACCAGAGGTGACTCATGAAGCCAAGAAAGCGCTGGCGGGTCAACTTCCAGGCATCGGACGCTCCATGTGTGTCGAGATCTCCCTGAAGACATCAGAG GGAGACTCAATGGAGTTAGAGACTTGGTGCCTGGAGATGAATGAAAA gtgcGATAAAGACATCAAGGTGTCATATACTGTGTACAACCGTCTGTCTGTGCTTCTGAAGTCTCTGCTGGCCATCACCAGAGTAACACCCGCCTATAAACTGTCCAGAAAGCAGGGACATGACTATGTCATATTATACAG gatttattttggaGAAGTCCAGCTGAATGGATTAGGGGAAG GTTTTCAGACAGTGCGTGTTGGTGTCGTTGGAACCCCTGTTGGCACAGTCACACTTTCATGTGCCTACCGCACCAACCTGGCATTTATGTCCAGCAG GCAGTTTGAGCGCTCCGCTCCGATCATGGGCATTATCGTGGATCACTTTGTGGATCCTCCCTGCGGCAGCCAGCGTCCTGCAAATATGGGTCACCCCTGCAACTACAG agcTCCAGATGATGAGGACGGAGGACCGTATGCAGGAGTTCAGGATTCACAGGAGGTCTGCaccacctccttctccacctcccctccctctcag ctTTATGCTTCCAGATTATCCTACCATCCTCCAACTCTAGCAGGAGCTGCTGATCTTTGTCACCCCGCTGCCAATCCTAACCAG GTATTGCATGCTGTGAGGGAGGGCGGGGTTATGCTGGTTCCTGCCTATCCTCATGGAACAGACACCCACCTGACAGCCGAGCACGCCCCCCACACCCCTGGCAGCAG CGGTGATGACGACGGTCTGTTGCACAGCGATGAAGGGAGGAGTGCTTCTCCCTTTGACCCGGTGGAGTCTCTCAACGCGTTCACGAGGAAAGTCGGAGCGTTTGTCAGTAAACCCGCCACACAG ttaaCAGCAGCCAGTCTGGACCTGCCATTTGCTGCATTCGCTCCTCGAGGCCTGGACTCGGAGGAGAATGATCCCATG gtgcagccCCCAGACTCCCCTCCCTGCCCGTCCCCCCTGCAGGCCAGCCTTCACTCTCAGGGCTCGGAGGGATCGGGGCAGCAGGACGATTTCGTTATGGTCGACTTT AGACCTGCCTTCTCTAAAGACGACCTGTTGCCGATGGATTTGGGCACCTTCTACAGAGAGTTTCAAAATCCTCCACAACTGGCCAGTCTCTCTCTACACATCAGCTCGCAGTCGATGGCCGATGACCTG gaCTCTCTGCCAGAGAAACTGGCAGTCTACGAGAAAAACATCGACGAGTTCGACGCTTTTGTGGACATGCTCcagtag
- the atg13 gene encoding autophagy-related protein 13 isoform X2 — MDSDLSPQDKKDLDKFIKFFALKTVQVIVQARLGEKICTRSSSSPTGSDWFNLAIKDIPEVTHEAKKALAGQLPGIGRSMCVEISLKTSEGDSMELETWCLEMNEKCDKDIKVSYTVYNRLSVLLKSLLAITRVTPAYKLSRKQGHDYVILYRIYFGEVQLNGLGEGFQTVRVGVVGTPVGTVTLSCAYRTNLAFMSSRQFERSAPIMGIIVDHFVDPPCGSQRPANMGHPCNYRAPDDEDGGPYAGVQDSQEVCTTSFSTSPPSQCVCTLSPSPSKLPKPLPLDSLQLPLAPGLVTHTLYASRLSYHPPTLAGAADLCHPAANPNQVLHAVREGGVMLVPAYPHGTDTHLTAEHAPHTPGSSGDDDGLLHSDEGRSASPFDPVESLNAFTRKVGAFVSKPATQLTAASLDLPFAAFAPRGLDSEENDPMVQPPDSPPCPSPLQASLHSQGSEGSGQQDDFVMVDFRPAFSKDDLLPMDLGTFYREFQNPPQLASLSLHISSQSMADDLDSLPEKLAVYEKNIDEFDAFVDMLQ, encoded by the exons ATGGACAGTGACCTAAGTCCCCAGGATAAAAAGGACTTGGACAAGTTCATCAAGTTCTTTGCCTTGAAG actGTTCAGGTGATAGTCCAAGCCCGACTCGGTGAGAAAATCTGCACTCGCTCTTCCTCATCCCCTACAGGCTCAGACTGG TTTAATTTGGCCATCAAAGACATACCAGAGGTGACTCATGAAGCCAAGAAAGCGCTGGCGGGTCAACTTCCAGGCATCGGACGCTCCATGTGTGTCGAGATCTCCCTGAAGACATCAGAG GGAGACTCAATGGAGTTAGAGACTTGGTGCCTGGAGATGAATGAAAA gtgcGATAAAGACATCAAGGTGTCATATACTGTGTACAACCGTCTGTCTGTGCTTCTGAAGTCTCTGCTGGCCATCACCAGAGTAACACCCGCCTATAAACTGTCCAGAAAGCAGGGACATGACTATGTCATATTATACAG gatttattttggaGAAGTCCAGCTGAATGGATTAGGGGAAG GTTTTCAGACAGTGCGTGTTGGTGTCGTTGGAACCCCTGTTGGCACAGTCACACTTTCATGTGCCTACCGCACCAACCTGGCATTTATGTCCAGCAG GCAGTTTGAGCGCTCCGCTCCGATCATGGGCATTATCGTGGATCACTTTGTGGATCCTCCCTGCGGCAGCCAGCGTCCTGCAAATATGGGTCACCCCTGCAACTACAG agcTCCAGATGATGAGGACGGAGGACCGTATGCAGGAGTTCAGGATTCACAGGAGGTCTGCaccacctccttctccacctcccctccctctcag tgtgtgtgcacactgagTCCGTCTCCCTCTAAACTGCCCAAGCCCCTCCCTCTGGACAGTCTGCAGCTTCCATTGGCTCCCGGACTTGTCACTCACACT ctTTATGCTTCCAGATTATCCTACCATCCTCCAACTCTAGCAGGAGCTGCTGATCTTTGTCACCCCGCTGCCAATCCTAACCAG GTATTGCATGCTGTGAGGGAGGGCGGGGTTATGCTGGTTCCTGCCTATCCTCATGGAACAGACACCCACCTGACAGCCGAGCACGCCCCCCACACCCCTGGCAGCAG CGGTGATGACGACGGTCTGTTGCACAGCGATGAAGGGAGGAGTGCTTCTCCCTTTGACCCGGTGGAGTCTCTCAACGCGTTCACGAGGAAAGTCGGAGCGTTTGTCAGTAAACCCGCCACACAG ttaaCAGCAGCCAGTCTGGACCTGCCATTTGCTGCATTCGCTCCTCGAGGCCTGGACTCGGAGGAGAATGATCCCATG gtgcagccCCCAGACTCCCCTCCCTGCCCGTCCCCCCTGCAGGCCAGCCTTCACTCTCAGGGCTCGGAGGGATCGGGGCAGCAGGACGATTTCGTTATGGTCGACTTT AGACCTGCCTTCTCTAAAGACGACCTGTTGCCGATGGATTTGGGCACCTTCTACAGAGAGTTTCAAAATCCTCCACAACTGGCCAGTCTCTCTCTACACATCAGCTCGCAGTCGATGGCCGATGACCTG gaCTCTCTGCCAGAGAAACTGGCAGTCTACGAGAAAAACATCGACGAGTTCGACGCTTTTGTGGACATGCTCcagtag
- the harbi1 gene encoding putative nuclease HARBI1, translating to MAIPIAILDCDLLLHGRGQKTLDRFDLDSVSDTFLLKHFSFPRDFILYLVELLREDVSRRTQRSRAISPDVQVLAALGFYTSGSFQTSMGDTIGISQASMSRCVSNVTKALVEKAPEFIVFNRDPSSRELSSQDFKKMAGFPGVGGVLDCVQVAIKAPNSEDSTYVNKKGFHSVACQLVCDARGLLLSAETNWPGGLNDAEVLERSALGKQLQDTENWWLLGDCRYPLRKWLMTPVNNPESSAEFEYNLAHNATLEIVDRTFRAIQTRFRCLDSTKGYLQYSPARSSSILLACCVLHNASLQSGLDAWTLERTDPPELPESLEQRPEDRDSQAEDLRKKLILKHFS from the exons ATGGCGATCCCTATAGCCATCTTGGATTGTGATCTACTGCTACATGGTCGAGGTCAAAAGACGCTGGACCGCTTTGACCTGGATTCTGTCTCCGACACCTTCCTCCTCAAACATTTTAGCTTCCCAAGAGACTTCATTCTTTATCTGGTGGAATTACTGAGAGAA GATGTGTCTAGACGTACACAGCGGTCCAGAGCCATCAGTCCAGATGTCCAGGTGTTGGCAGCTTTGGGCTTTTACACATCTGGCTCATTCCAGACGTCCATGGGAGATACCATAGGGATCAGCCAGGCTTCGATGTCGAGATGTGTGTCCAACGTGACCAAAGCCTTGGTGGAGAAAGCTCCGGAGTTCATCGTGTTCAACAG GGATCCCTCCAGCAGAGAGCTGTCCTCCCAGGATTTCAAGAAAATGGCAGGATTTCCAGGAGTTGGGGGAGTGCTGGACTGTGTTCAG GTCGCCATCAAAGCTCCAAACAGCGAAGACTCAACGTATGTGAACAAGAAAGGGTTTCACTCTGTAGCCTGCCAGCTTGTGTGTGACGCCCGAGGACTGCTGCTCAGCGCAGAGACCAACTGGCCGGGTGGACTCAATGACGCAGAAGTTCTAGAAAGGTCTGCTCTCGgcaaacagctgcaggacaCTGAGAATTGGTGGCTGCTGG GTGACTGTCGTTACCCTTTGAGGAAGTGGTTGATGACCCCAGTCAACAACCCAGAATCCTCTGCAGAGTTTGAATATAATCTGGCGCACAATGCTACACTTGAGATAGTGGACAGGACCTTCAGAGCCATCCAGACCAGATTCAGATGTTTAGACAGCACCAAAGGATACCtacag TACTCTCCAGCGAGGAGTTCATCCATCCTGCTGGCCTGCTGCGTCCTCCACAACGCCTCCCTACAGTCGGGATTAGACGCCTGGACTCTGGAAAGGACAGACCCCCCCGAGCTACCCGAGAGCCTGGAACAGAGGCCTGAGGACCGCGACAGCCAGGCAGAAGACCTCAGAAAAAAGCTCAtactcaaacacttcagctGA
- the atg13 gene encoding autophagy-related protein 13 isoform X3, whose translation MDSDLSPQDKKDLDKFIKFFALKTVQVIVQARLGEKICTRSSSSPTGSDWFNLAIKDIPEVTHEAKKALAGQLPGIGRSMCVEISLKTSEGDSMELETWCLEMNEKSRLPHFEFEFNKCDKDIKVSYTVYNRLSVLLKSLLAITRVTPAYKLSRKQGHDYVILYRIYFGEVQLNGLGEGFQTVRVGVVGTPVGTVTLSCAYRTNLAFMSSRQFERSAPIMGIIVDHFVDPPCGSQRPANMGHPCNYRAPDDEDGGPYAGVQDSQEVCTTSFSTSPPSQLYASRLSYHPPTLAGAADLCHPAANPNQVLHAVREGGVMLVPAYPHGTDTHLTAEHAPHTPGSSGDDDGLLHSDEGRSASPFDPVESLNAFTRKVGAFVSKPATQLTAASLDLPFAAFAPRGLDSEENDPMVQPPDSPPCPSPLQASLHSQGSEGSGQQDDFVMVDFRPAFSKDDLLPMDLGTFYREFQNPPQLASLSLHISSQSMADDLDSLPEKLAVYEKNIDEFDAFVDMLQ comes from the exons ATGGACAGTGACCTAAGTCCCCAGGATAAAAAGGACTTGGACAAGTTCATCAAGTTCTTTGCCTTGAAG actGTTCAGGTGATAGTCCAAGCCCGACTCGGTGAGAAAATCTGCACTCGCTCTTCCTCATCCCCTACAGGCTCAGACTGG TTTAATTTGGCCATCAAAGACATACCAGAGGTGACTCATGAAGCCAAGAAAGCGCTGGCGGGTCAACTTCCAGGCATCGGACGCTCCATGTGTGTCGAGATCTCCCTGAAGACATCAGAG GGAGACTCAATGGAGTTAGAGACTTGGTGCCTGGAGATGAATGAAAA GAGCAGACTTCCTCATTTTGAATTTGAGTTCAATAA gtgcGATAAAGACATCAAGGTGTCATATACTGTGTACAACCGTCTGTCTGTGCTTCTGAAGTCTCTGCTGGCCATCACCAGAGTAACACCCGCCTATAAACTGTCCAGAAAGCAGGGACATGACTATGTCATATTATACAG gatttattttggaGAAGTCCAGCTGAATGGATTAGGGGAAG GTTTTCAGACAGTGCGTGTTGGTGTCGTTGGAACCCCTGTTGGCACAGTCACACTTTCATGTGCCTACCGCACCAACCTGGCATTTATGTCCAGCAG GCAGTTTGAGCGCTCCGCTCCGATCATGGGCATTATCGTGGATCACTTTGTGGATCCTCCCTGCGGCAGCCAGCGTCCTGCAAATATGGGTCACCCCTGCAACTACAG agcTCCAGATGATGAGGACGGAGGACCGTATGCAGGAGTTCAGGATTCACAGGAGGTCTGCaccacctccttctccacctcccctccctctcag ctTTATGCTTCCAGATTATCCTACCATCCTCCAACTCTAGCAGGAGCTGCTGATCTTTGTCACCCCGCTGCCAATCCTAACCAG GTATTGCATGCTGTGAGGGAGGGCGGGGTTATGCTGGTTCCTGCCTATCCTCATGGAACAGACACCCACCTGACAGCCGAGCACGCCCCCCACACCCCTGGCAGCAG CGGTGATGACGACGGTCTGTTGCACAGCGATGAAGGGAGGAGTGCTTCTCCCTTTGACCCGGTGGAGTCTCTCAACGCGTTCACGAGGAAAGTCGGAGCGTTTGTCAGTAAACCCGCCACACAG ttaaCAGCAGCCAGTCTGGACCTGCCATTTGCTGCATTCGCTCCTCGAGGCCTGGACTCGGAGGAGAATGATCCCATG gtgcagccCCCAGACTCCCCTCCCTGCCCGTCCCCCCTGCAGGCCAGCCTTCACTCTCAGGGCTCGGAGGGATCGGGGCAGCAGGACGATTTCGTTATGGTCGACTTT AGACCTGCCTTCTCTAAAGACGACCTGTTGCCGATGGATTTGGGCACCTTCTACAGAGAGTTTCAAAATCCTCCACAACTGGCCAGTCTCTCTCTACACATCAGCTCGCAGTCGATGGCCGATGACCTG gaCTCTCTGCCAGAGAAACTGGCAGTCTACGAGAAAAACATCGACGAGTTCGACGCTTTTGTGGACATGCTCcagtag
- the atg13 gene encoding autophagy-related protein 13 isoform X1 produces MDSDLSPQDKKDLDKFIKFFALKTVQVIVQARLGEKICTRSSSSPTGSDWFNLAIKDIPEVTHEAKKALAGQLPGIGRSMCVEISLKTSEGDSMELETWCLEMNEKSRLPHFEFEFNKCDKDIKVSYTVYNRLSVLLKSLLAITRVTPAYKLSRKQGHDYVILYRIYFGEVQLNGLGEGFQTVRVGVVGTPVGTVTLSCAYRTNLAFMSSRQFERSAPIMGIIVDHFVDPPCGSQRPANMGHPCNYRAPDDEDGGPYAGVQDSQEVCTTSFSTSPPSQCVCTLSPSPSKLPKPLPLDSLQLPLAPGLVTHTLYASRLSYHPPTLAGAADLCHPAANPNQVLHAVREGGVMLVPAYPHGTDTHLTAEHAPHTPGSSGDDDGLLHSDEGRSASPFDPVESLNAFTRKVGAFVSKPATQLTAASLDLPFAAFAPRGLDSEENDPMVQPPDSPPCPSPLQASLHSQGSEGSGQQDDFVMVDFRPAFSKDDLLPMDLGTFYREFQNPPQLASLSLHISSQSMADDLDSLPEKLAVYEKNIDEFDAFVDMLQ; encoded by the exons ATGGACAGTGACCTAAGTCCCCAGGATAAAAAGGACTTGGACAAGTTCATCAAGTTCTTTGCCTTGAAG actGTTCAGGTGATAGTCCAAGCCCGACTCGGTGAGAAAATCTGCACTCGCTCTTCCTCATCCCCTACAGGCTCAGACTGG TTTAATTTGGCCATCAAAGACATACCAGAGGTGACTCATGAAGCCAAGAAAGCGCTGGCGGGTCAACTTCCAGGCATCGGACGCTCCATGTGTGTCGAGATCTCCCTGAAGACATCAGAG GGAGACTCAATGGAGTTAGAGACTTGGTGCCTGGAGATGAATGAAAA GAGCAGACTTCCTCATTTTGAATTTGAGTTCAATAA gtgcGATAAAGACATCAAGGTGTCATATACTGTGTACAACCGTCTGTCTGTGCTTCTGAAGTCTCTGCTGGCCATCACCAGAGTAACACCCGCCTATAAACTGTCCAGAAAGCAGGGACATGACTATGTCATATTATACAG gatttattttggaGAAGTCCAGCTGAATGGATTAGGGGAAG GTTTTCAGACAGTGCGTGTTGGTGTCGTTGGAACCCCTGTTGGCACAGTCACACTTTCATGTGCCTACCGCACCAACCTGGCATTTATGTCCAGCAG GCAGTTTGAGCGCTCCGCTCCGATCATGGGCATTATCGTGGATCACTTTGTGGATCCTCCCTGCGGCAGCCAGCGTCCTGCAAATATGGGTCACCCCTGCAACTACAG agcTCCAGATGATGAGGACGGAGGACCGTATGCAGGAGTTCAGGATTCACAGGAGGTCTGCaccacctccttctccacctcccctccctctcag tgtgtgtgcacactgagTCCGTCTCCCTCTAAACTGCCCAAGCCCCTCCCTCTGGACAGTCTGCAGCTTCCATTGGCTCCCGGACTTGTCACTCACACT ctTTATGCTTCCAGATTATCCTACCATCCTCCAACTCTAGCAGGAGCTGCTGATCTTTGTCACCCCGCTGCCAATCCTAACCAG GTATTGCATGCTGTGAGGGAGGGCGGGGTTATGCTGGTTCCTGCCTATCCTCATGGAACAGACACCCACCTGACAGCCGAGCACGCCCCCCACACCCCTGGCAGCAG CGGTGATGACGACGGTCTGTTGCACAGCGATGAAGGGAGGAGTGCTTCTCCCTTTGACCCGGTGGAGTCTCTCAACGCGTTCACGAGGAAAGTCGGAGCGTTTGTCAGTAAACCCGCCACACAG ttaaCAGCAGCCAGTCTGGACCTGCCATTTGCTGCATTCGCTCCTCGAGGCCTGGACTCGGAGGAGAATGATCCCATG gtgcagccCCCAGACTCCCCTCCCTGCCCGTCCCCCCTGCAGGCCAGCCTTCACTCTCAGGGCTCGGAGGGATCGGGGCAGCAGGACGATTTCGTTATGGTCGACTTT AGACCTGCCTTCTCTAAAGACGACCTGTTGCCGATGGATTTGGGCACCTTCTACAGAGAGTTTCAAAATCCTCCACAACTGGCCAGTCTCTCTCTACACATCAGCTCGCAGTCGATGGCCGATGACCTG gaCTCTCTGCCAGAGAAACTGGCAGTCTACGAGAAAAACATCGACGAGTTCGACGCTTTTGTGGACATGCTCcagtag
- the creb3l1 gene encoding cyclic AMP-responsive element-binding protein 3-like protein 1, producing MMESILDSLAAERLYPTGGANLLDLEELSDGDFLTNVPFSGDQMDDFSSELFNSFFDDHLLERPLLADRPSPLHMDIDSSPDIQAEHSYSLSEDSAPQSPALSIKMDQESEFEWSFSQDLSAILVKQEEPDVGQRLDPPPLEGPPLILSPAPPHRGSAWKHAERSQDDMKPVAIKDEPREVGQCLSLPSDDALQLPPTPPSSNHGDSDGSLPPSSPLLPLPPSSPQPQQRPGGRASSSSSSSSSSAISSSPLLTAPHKLQGSGPLILTEEEKRTLVAEGYPVPNKLPLTKSEEKALKRVRRKIKNKISAQESRRKKKEYVECLEKKVESYTSENGDLWRKVENLETANRSLLQQLQKLQSLISGKVIPRSSKMASTQTGTCLMMVAVCFVLVLGSFSPCLSPLSFLSHTSSSSSHSSQSPPLPSADLYTTSQVRSRSLLFYNEGAPLEESLVTSEGERLQSEARSHIQTSRYTADAHRNHTTGPELDRRETKPDEASKFF from the exons CCTTTCTCAGGTGACCAGATGGACGACTTCAGCAGCGAATTATTCAACAGTTTCTTCGACGACCATCTATTAGAGCGACCCCTGCTGGCAGACAGACCCTCACCTTTACACATGGACATCGACAGCAGCCCAG ATATTCAAGCGGAGCACAGCTACTCCTTGAGTGAAGACTCCGCCCCCCAGAGCCCAgccctgtcaatcaaaatgGACCAAGAGTCTG AGTTCGAATGGAGCTTCAGTCAGGACCTCTCCGCCATCTTGGTGAAACAGGAGGAACCTGATGTGGGTCAAAGGTTAGATCCTCCGCCTCTGGAAGGCCCGCCTCTCATATTAAGCCCTGCACCCCCGCACCGAGGATCGGCCTGGAAACACGCG gagcGCAGTCAAGACGACATGAAGCCAGTGGCTATAAAAGATGAACCCAGAGAGGTCGGACAGTGTCTCAGTCTGCCCAGCG ACGATGCTCTCCAGCTCCCGCCCACCCCCCCCAGCAGTAACCACGGCGACAGCGACggctccctccctccgtcctccccGCTCCTCCCTCTGCCACCGTCTTCCCCTCAACCACAGCAGAGGCCAGGAGGTCgcgcctcttcctcctcctcctcctcctcttcctcagccatctcctcctcacctctcctcactGCACCACAT AAGCTGCAGGGCTCAGGACCCCTCATtctgacagaagaagagaagaggaccCTGGTGGCTGAGGGTTACCCGGTACCCAACAAACTCCCCCTCACCAAGAGTGAAGAGAAGGCACTGAAGAGAGTCAGACGGAAGATTAAAAATAAG ATCTCAGCTCAGGAGAGtcggaggaagaagaaagagtaTGTGGAATGTCTGGAGAAAAA gGTGGAGAGCTACACGTCAGAAAACGGCGACCTGTGGAGAAAAGTAGAAAACCTGGAGACTGCcaacag GTCTCTCCTACAGCAGCTCCAGAAGCTTCAGTCATTGATTTCAGGGAAAGTCATTCCCCGTTCTTCTAAAATGGCCTCAACTCAAACAGGGACATGCCTCATG ATGGTGGCCGTGTGTTTCGTCCTGGTGTTGGGCTCCTTCTCCCCTtgtctctcccccctctccttcctcagtcacacctcctcctcttcctctcactcctctcaaTCTCCCCCTCTTCCGTCAGCGGACCTCTACACCACTAGTCAGG tcCGCTCCCGCAGCCTGCTCTTCTACAATGAAGGGGCCCCATTGGAGGAGAGTTTAGTGACATCAGAAGGGGAGAGGCTACAGTCAGAGGCCCGCTCCCACATCCAGACGAGCCGTTACACCGCTGACGCCCACAGAAACCACACAACTGGGCCCGAGTTAGACCGGAG AGAAACAAAACCAGACGAAGCCTCGAAGTTTTTCTGA